A window of Natrinema versiforme contains these coding sequences:
- a CDS encoding NAD(P)H-hydrate dehydratase, which produces MARLQQTLSNISEESGHDNGRVGIVAGSVAYPNQPALVGRAALRTGSDHVRAFVAESIYEIVAGHSPNLLVDHHGHEEFYDGAVERTVEVSEWADAFVIGPGLVDADPEAVRDAVDRIEVPTIIDALAIEPALEADLSNAVLTPSGSEDGPIYEAYGSLEAFSEETGAVIALTGDVDEIVAEGERIENETGTSAMTVAGTGDTLAGIMASLLGQGMDRREAAELGAWILGKTGELATAERGPGVVATDVIERIPDTIR; this is translated from the coding sequence ATGGCACGGCTCCAGCAAACGCTCTCGAACATCTCGGAGGAGTCCGGACACGACAACGGCCGGGTCGGGATCGTCGCCGGGAGCGTCGCGTACCCGAACCAGCCCGCACTCGTCGGCCGGGCGGCGCTCCGGACGGGCTCGGATCACGTCCGGGCGTTCGTCGCCGAATCGATCTACGAGATCGTCGCGGGCCACTCGCCGAACCTGCTCGTCGACCACCACGGGCACGAGGAGTTCTACGACGGTGCCGTCGAACGGACCGTCGAGGTCAGCGAGTGGGCCGACGCCTTCGTGATCGGCCCCGGCCTCGTCGACGCCGATCCCGAGGCGGTGCGCGACGCGGTCGATCGCATCGAAGTCCCGACCATCATCGACGCGCTGGCGATCGAACCCGCCCTCGAGGCCGACCTCTCGAACGCCGTTCTGACCCCCAGCGGCTCCGAGGACGGGCCGATCTACGAGGCCTACGGCTCGCTCGAGGCGTTCTCCGAGGAGACGGGAGCGGTCATCGCGCTCACGGGAGACGTCGACGAGATCGTCGCCGAGGGCGAACGGATCGAAAACGAGACGGGAACCTCGGCCATGACCGTCGCCGGGACCGGGGATACGTTGGCCGGGATCATGGCGTCGCTGCTCGGTCAGGGGATGGATCGGCGCGAGGCCGCCGAACTCGGCGCGTGGATCCTCGGCAAGACCGGCGAACTCGCGACGGCCGAACGCGGCCCGGGCGTCGTTGCGACCGATGTCATCGAGCGGATTCCGGACACGATTCGATAA
- a CDS encoding redox-regulated ATPase YchF, giving the protein MSTSYRIGLVGKPSVGKSSFFNAATMNDVPEGAYPFTTIDPSVGEAYVRVDCAAPEFDEECTPNVGYCDHGTRFVPTKLVDVAGLIPGAHEGNGLGNQFLSDLNETDVLVHVVDFSGETDAEGEPTEGHDPRDDIAFLEEELDQWYLGVLEKGIDRYETGYTTEDDAIEEELAEQMSAFKTTEDEIKRLIRRVDVGFDPDAWDEDDQLELAREIRKETKPMVIAANKMDTPEAQANYEEIANDPDYEHLTIVPCSAHAEKALKSADGAGVVDYRPGDDDFEITGDVSGDQEQGLEQIRDFLAEFGATGVQAALETALFDVLGVTPVFPGGANGLGNERGEVLPDCYLIPPNSTAEDFAYSLHSDIGDGFLHAIDCRTNRQLGKDYEVESRDVIEVITTN; this is encoded by the coding sequence ATGAGTACGAGTTACCGGATCGGACTCGTCGGCAAACCCTCCGTCGGCAAGTCCTCCTTTTTCAACGCCGCGACGATGAACGACGTGCCCGAAGGGGCCTACCCGTTCACGACCATCGACCCCAGCGTGGGCGAGGCCTACGTCCGCGTCGACTGTGCGGCGCCCGAATTCGACGAGGAGTGTACCCCCAACGTCGGCTACTGCGACCACGGCACCCGCTTCGTCCCGACGAAACTCGTCGACGTGGCCGGGCTGATCCCCGGCGCACACGAGGGCAACGGACTCGGCAACCAGTTCCTCTCCGATCTGAACGAGACCGACGTGCTCGTCCACGTCGTCGACTTCTCCGGGGAGACCGACGCCGAGGGCGAACCGACCGAGGGCCACGACCCGCGGGACGACATCGCGTTCCTGGAAGAGGAACTCGACCAGTGGTACCTCGGCGTCTTGGAGAAGGGTATCGATCGCTACGAGACGGGTTACACCACCGAAGACGACGCCATCGAGGAGGAACTCGCCGAACAGATGAGCGCGTTCAAGACCACCGAAGACGAGATCAAACGGCTCATTCGGCGCGTCGACGTCGGCTTCGATCCCGACGCGTGGGACGAGGACGACCAACTCGAGTTGGCCCGCGAGATCCGCAAGGAGACCAAGCCGATGGTCATCGCGGCGAACAAGATGGACACCCCCGAAGCGCAGGCAAACTACGAGGAGATCGCGAACGATCCCGACTACGAGCACCTGACGATCGTTCCCTGCAGCGCCCACGCGGAGAAGGCCCTCAAATCCGCCGACGGGGCCGGCGTCGTCGACTACCGACCCGGTGACGACGACTTCGAGATCACGGGCGACGTCTCCGGCGATCAGGAACAGGGCTTAGAGCAGATCCGGGACTTCCTCGCGGAGTTCGGCGCGACGGGCGTTCAGGCGGCGCTGGAAACCGCGCTCTTCGACGTCCTCGGCGTCACCCCCGTCTTCCCCGGCGGCGCGAACGGGCTGGGGAACGAACGCGGCGAGGTGCTGCCGGACTGTTACCTGATCCCGCCGAACTCGACCGCGGAGGACTTCGCCTACAGCCTCCACTCCGATATCGGCGACGGCTTCCTGCACGCGATCGACTGCCGGACGAACCGCCAGTTGGGCAAGGACTACGAAGTCGAGTCTCGAGACGTCATCGAAGTCATCACGAC
- a CDS encoding rubrerythrin-like domain-containing protein → MQHKDADFDPEAESTYECFDCGTVVRAAAPDACPECGAEMRNRRTPIE, encoded by the coding sequence ATGCAACACAAAGACGCCGACTTCGATCCCGAAGCGGAATCGACCTACGAATGCTTCGACTGCGGAACCGTCGTCCGCGCGGCTGCGCCGGACGCCTGCCCCGAATGCGGTGCGGAGATGCGAAATCGGCGCACACCGATCGAGTAA
- a CDS encoding class I SAM-dependent methyltransferase, with the protein MADTDPRRGAGEGTISHPAFAALSDRLVPDRFLIGPHREYLAADLSGRVLDLGAGSGPMFPYAADAGEDDLEYHAVEPDPNMRRRAARKAKRTDLSVALRDARGESLPYADDSFDVVLSGLVFCTIGDPDAALEEVARVLRPGGELRFLEHVRNDGWRARAQDRLTPLWERAAGGCQLNRETVARFVGHDAFGVLEIERTGVGIFPVTPVVRGRLRRRDEQFSIR; encoded by the coding sequence ATGGCAGACACTGATCCACGGCGCGGTGCGGGCGAGGGGACGATCTCCCATCCCGCCTTCGCCGCGCTGTCCGACCGTCTCGTGCCGGATCGATTCCTGATCGGCCCGCACCGCGAGTACCTCGCGGCCGACCTCTCCGGGCGCGTCCTCGATCTGGGCGCGGGCAGCGGCCCGATGTTTCCCTACGCCGCCGACGCCGGGGAAGATGATCTCGAGTACCACGCGGTCGAACCGGACCCGAACATGCGACGCCGGGCGGCACGCAAGGCAAAGCGCACGGACTTGTCGGTCGCCCTCCGCGACGCTCGCGGCGAGTCGCTGCCCTACGCCGACGACAGTTTCGACGTCGTGCTCTCGGGGCTGGTCTTCTGTACCATCGGCGACCCGGACGCCGCGCTCGAGGAAGTCGCCCGCGTCCTGCGGCCGGGCGGGGAACTGCGCTTCCTCGAGCACGTCCGAAACGACGGCTGGCGCGCGCGAGCCCAGGATCGGCTGACACCGCTGTGGGAGCGCGCCGCCGGCGGCTGTCAGTTGAACCGCGAGACGGTCGCGCGGTTCGTCGGCCACGACGCGTTCGGCGTGCTCGAGATCGAGCGGACCGGCGTCGGGATCTTCCCGGTGACGCCGGTCGTCCGCGGGCGACTTCGGCGACGGGACGAGCAGTTCTCGATCCGGTAG
- a CDS encoding phosphoribosyltransferase produces the protein MFDDRTDAGERLAADLEARGLEADVVLGIPRGALPVARPVADALAADLDVVVARKMGAPQNPEVALGAVASDGSVWYNDDLIDRVNPSEAYLEEIRTDEAENAREKADRYRETGGLPDLRGKRVLLVDDGVATGATATACLRQVRETEADWVGLAVPVGSPRSIDALEREADDVIALETPADFRAVGQYYRDFGQVTDEEALEYLDRG, from the coding sequence ATGTTCGACGACAGAACCGACGCCGGCGAACGCCTCGCAGCGGACCTCGAGGCCCGCGGGCTCGAGGCCGATGTCGTCCTCGGGATCCCCCGCGGTGCCCTGCCCGTCGCGCGGCCGGTCGCCGACGCGCTCGCGGCCGACCTCGACGTCGTCGTGGCGCGCAAGATGGGCGCGCCCCAAAACCCGGAGGTGGCGCTGGGTGCGGTCGCAAGCGACGGCAGCGTCTGGTACAACGACGACCTGATTGATCGGGTAAATCCCTCCGAGGCGTACCTCGAGGAGATCCGGACCGACGAGGCCGAAAACGCGCGCGAGAAAGCGGATCGGTACCGCGAGACGGGCGGCCTCCCCGACCTTCGGGGGAAGCGAGTCCTGCTCGTCGACGACGGCGTCGCGACCGGCGCGACCGCGACGGCCTGCCTCCGACAGGTCCGGGAGACCGAGGCCGACTGGGTCGGTCTGGCCGTCCCCGTCGGCTCGCCGCGGTCGATCGACGCCCTCGAGCGGGAGGCCGACGACGTGATCGCGCTGGAGACGCCCGCAGACTTCCGCGCCGTGGGCCAGTACTACCGGGATTTCGGGCAGGTGACCGACGAGGAGGCGCTCGAGTACCTCGATCGGGGGTAG
- the gdhB gene encoding glutamate dehydrogenase GdhB, translated as MASQNRSSPTREATAESTDPETALGTARRQLDRVAAQLDIDDAALERLAHPAAVHEVTVPLKRDDGSVEVFTGYRAQHDSVRGPYKGGLRYHPDVSRDECVGLSMWMTWKCAVMNLPFGGAKGGIVVDPKSLSDDEKERLTRRFTQEIRDVIGPKTDIPAPDMGTDPQTMAWLMDAYSMQEGETIPGVVTGKPPVIGGSYGREEAPGRSVAIVTRETCEYYDYPLAETTVAVQGFGSVGANAARLLEEWGATVVAVSDVNGAIYDPEGIDVDEIPSHDEEPEAVTRFATGIDDADSVRRLSNEALLELDVDVLIPAAVGNVITADNADAIAADIVVEGANGPTTFAADTILAERGVQVIPDILANAGGVTVSYFEWLQDINRRAWSLERVHEELETEMLTAWTALKDEVERRDVTWRDAAYAVALDRIAEAHETRGLWP; from the coding sequence ATGGCGTCTCAAAACCGTTCGTCGCCGACGCGGGAAGCGACGGCCGAATCGACCGACCCCGAGACCGCACTCGGGACCGCGCGCCGACAGCTCGACCGCGTCGCCGCTCAACTGGATATCGACGACGCTGCCCTCGAGCGGCTCGCACACCCCGCGGCGGTCCACGAGGTAACGGTGCCACTCAAGCGCGACGACGGCTCCGTCGAGGTCTTTACCGGCTACAGGGCCCAGCACGACAGCGTCCGCGGTCCCTACAAGGGCGGCCTGCGCTACCATCCCGACGTGAGCCGCGACGAGTGCGTCGGCCTGTCGATGTGGATGACCTGGAAGTGCGCCGTGATGAACCTCCCCTTCGGCGGCGCGAAGGGCGGTATCGTCGTCGATCCGAAGTCGCTGAGCGACGACGAAAAGGAGCGGTTGACGCGTCGATTCACCCAGGAAATCCGCGACGTGATCGGGCCGAAGACGGACATTCCGGCACCCGACATGGGCACCGACCCGCAGACGATGGCGTGGCTGATGGACGCCTACTCGATGCAAGAAGGCGAGACGATCCCCGGCGTCGTCACCGGGAAACCGCCGGTCATCGGCGGCTCCTACGGCCGCGAGGAAGCCCCGGGCCGGAGCGTCGCCATCGTCACTCGAGAAACCTGCGAGTACTACGACTACCCGCTCGCCGAGACGACCGTCGCCGTCCAGGGCTTCGGCAGCGTCGGCGCGAACGCCGCCCGCCTCCTCGAGGAGTGGGGTGCCACCGTCGTCGCAGTGAGCGACGTCAACGGCGCGATCTACGACCCCGAGGGAATCGACGTGGACGAAATTCCGTCCCACGACGAGGAGCCGGAAGCGGTCACTCGCTTCGCGACGGGTATCGATGACGCGGACAGCGTCCGGCGGCTCTCGAACGAGGCCCTCCTCGAGCTAGACGTCGACGTACTGATCCCGGCCGCGGTCGGCAACGTCATCACGGCGGACAACGCCGACGCCATCGCGGCCGACATCGTCGTCGAGGGCGCAAACGGCCCGACGACGTTCGCCGCCGACACCATCCTCGCGGAACGAGGCGTGCAGGTGATCCCGGACATCCTCGCGAACGCCGGCGGCGTCACCGTCTCGTACTTCGAGTGGCTGCAGGATATCAACCGCCGCGCGTGGTCACTCGAGCGCGTCCACGAGGAACTCGAGACCGAGATGCTCACGGCGTGGACCGCCCTGAAAGACGAGGTCGAACGGCGGGACGTCACGTGGCGCGACGCCGCCTACGCCGTCGCGCTCGATCGGATCGCCGAGGCGCACGAGACGCGCGGTCTCTGGCCCTGA
- a CDS encoding bacterio-opsin activator domain-containing protein, translating to MDSPATFDSARLLVVEPSEGTLSSALEGDARDVTAVSTAAAALDRLESRSVDCLLTVQSLPESEAAGLALLEAVRERDPELPVVFAPADGDETLASDAVAAGVTAYVPRDGTDDTDDTVADCRAAIDRALSTGRERRRRRERARRFDAIFEDSETYSWVLEPDGTVRRTSEPALEAIGATESDVRGRPLQDLPWWRCTADGETAIREAIDRAASGDTAHRELTQLRADGGGATAGTTDGGSASSSDVADAAEAHFEVTIRPVRDESGEVVSLLARATDITERARLERELRESEELHRVTLNNMTDTVLITDDDGEFTYVCPNVHFIFGYSDDEIRELGTIDELLEPDLFDRAELESAGVLTNLECTATDRAGREHTLLVNVREVSIQGGTTLYSCRDITTRKRREEALTALHRTARELLYAETDREIADIVVDDATDVLDCEASAAYLFDTDDNVLRPAASSPGMERGHGPVRDHRATDDSIPGRVFVDGESRFFADVHDSPSLSNPGTDLRSAAYVPLGDHGVFVAGSPERDAFDDVTRELTDLLAATAEAALDRVEREHALRERDRELEGRNRQLTRLNRVNEIIRELDQALVRAETREEIERAVCDRLTAADRFSFAWIGTTDVGGDRLEARAQGGDSNGRAYLDSVSLSLADGSEPAVRATTDREETVVSNVADGLRDESWRSAALAREYQSAVSVPLCYDEFAYGVLTVYADRPGAFDDMIRAVLGELGETIASAIAAVERKRALVSDASTRLEFEVGDDAFVFAQLARRADCALSVDGSVRQHEDGASVFAAVDGASPDAVVTAAADLVSVERAQVIGEGDQGGGGGDHGDGSDGGIVRLQLARPALALRLADHGAVLRGIEASPSSTRVVIDVPGSVDARESADIVSTAFSDAELRSKRTVERTSPRDFRSALRDRLTDRQLEVVQIAYYGGYFESPRENSGEDVADALDISPAAFYRHIRAVQRKLFEVVFEELGLPATQSQGVE from the coding sequence ATGGATTCGCCAGCAACGTTCGACAGCGCGCGGCTCCTCGTCGTCGAGCCGTCAGAAGGGACCCTCTCGAGTGCGCTCGAGGGCGACGCGCGCGACGTGACCGCGGTGTCGACGGCCGCCGCCGCACTCGACCGGCTCGAGAGTCGGTCCGTCGACTGTCTGCTGACGGTACAGTCCCTGCCGGAATCCGAAGCGGCCGGACTCGCCCTCCTCGAGGCGGTTCGCGAACGCGACCCGGAGCTTCCGGTGGTGTTCGCGCCGGCCGACGGCGACGAGACACTGGCCAGCGACGCGGTCGCCGCGGGCGTTACGGCGTACGTTCCGCGCGATGGTACCGACGACACCGATGACACGGTCGCGGACTGTCGGGCGGCGATCGACCGAGCGCTCTCGACGGGCCGCGAGCGACGGCGCCGGCGGGAGCGGGCTCGCCGGTTCGACGCGATTTTCGAGGACTCCGAGACGTACTCGTGGGTGCTCGAGCCGGACGGAACCGTCCGACGGACCAGCGAACCCGCGCTCGAGGCTATCGGCGCGACCGAGAGCGATGTCCGCGGGCGGCCGTTACAGGACCTCCCGTGGTGGCGGTGTACCGCCGACGGGGAAACGGCGATCCGGGAGGCGATCGACCGGGCGGCGAGCGGCGACACGGCTCACCGGGAGCTAACGCAACTCCGCGCCGACGGCGGCGGGGCGACAGCGGGGACCACGGACGGCGGAAGCGCGTCCTCGAGCGATGTCGCGGACGCGGCCGAGGCCCACTTCGAAGTGACCATTCGACCAGTCCGCGACGAGTCCGGCGAGGTCGTCTCGTTGCTCGCGCGGGCGACAGATATCACCGAACGCGCCCGGCTCGAGCGGGAGCTCCGCGAGTCGGAGGAGCTCCACCGGGTGACGCTCAACAACATGACCGACACGGTCCTCATCACGGACGACGACGGCGAGTTCACCTACGTCTGTCCGAACGTCCACTTCATCTTCGGCTACTCGGACGACGAGATCCGGGAACTGGGGACGATCGACGAACTCCTCGAGCCGGACCTCTTCGATCGCGCCGAGCTCGAGTCGGCCGGCGTCCTGACCAACCTCGAGTGTACGGCGACCGATCGGGCGGGTCGCGAGCACACGCTCCTGGTCAACGTCCGCGAGGTCTCGATTCAGGGCGGAACGACCCTCTACAGCTGCCGGGACATCACGACGCGAAAGCGCCGCGAGGAGGCGCTGACGGCCCTCCATCGCACCGCCCGCGAACTCCTGTACGCCGAAACCGACCGCGAAATCGCCGACATCGTCGTCGACGACGCGACGGACGTGCTCGACTGCGAGGCGAGCGCCGCGTACCTGTTCGACACGGACGACAACGTGTTGCGGCCCGCCGCGTCCTCGCCGGGGATGGAGCGGGGACACGGCCCGGTCCGCGACCACCGGGCGACCGACGACAGCATTCCGGGACGCGTGTTCGTCGACGGCGAGAGTCGGTTCTTCGCGGACGTTCACGACTCGCCGTCGCTCTCGAACCCCGGGACGGACCTGCGAAGCGCGGCCTACGTCCCGCTGGGCGACCACGGCGTTTTCGTCGCGGGCTCACCGGAGCGGGACGCGTTCGACGACGTGACCCGAGAGCTGACGGACCTGCTCGCGGCGACCGCGGAAGCGGCGCTCGACCGCGTCGAACGAGAGCACGCGTTGCGCGAGCGGGACCGCGAACTCGAGGGGCGAAACCGACAGCTCACCCGCCTCAATCGGGTCAACGAGATCATCAGGGAACTCGATCAGGCGCTGGTTCGAGCCGAGACCCGCGAGGAGATCGAACGCGCCGTCTGCGACCGACTCACGGCCGCCGACCGGTTTTCGTTCGCGTGGATCGGCACCACCGACGTCGGCGGCGACCGCCTCGAGGCCCGCGCCCAGGGCGGCGACTCGAACGGCCGGGCGTATCTCGATAGCGTATCGCTCTCGCTCGCGGACGGGAGCGAACCCGCGGTCAGGGCGACAACCGATCGGGAGGAGACCGTCGTCTCGAACGTCGCCGACGGCCTCCGCGACGAGTCGTGGCGGTCGGCGGCGCTCGCCCGCGAGTATCAGTCCGCCGTGAGCGTCCCGCTCTGCTACGACGAGTTCGCGTATGGTGTCCTGACCGTCTACGCCGATCGACCCGGCGCATTCGACGACATGATCAGGGCTGTCCTCGGGGAACTCGGCGAGACGATCGCCTCCGCGATTGCCGCGGTCGAGCGCAAGCGCGCGCTGGTCTCGGACGCGAGCACGCGACTCGAGTTCGAGGTGGGCGACGACGCGTTCGTGTTCGCACAGCTCGCCCGACGGGCTGATTGCGCGCTCTCCGTCGACGGGAGCGTCCGCCAGCACGAGGACGGCGCGTCGGTCTTCGCCGCGGTCGACGGCGCGTCGCCGGACGCCGTCGTCACCGCGGCCGCGGACCTCGTCAGCGTCGAGCGCGCACAGGTCATCGGCGAGGGCGATCAGGGCGGCGGTGGCGGCGATCACGGCGACGGTAGCGACGGCGGGATCGTCCGCTTGCAACTCGCCCGCCCGGCGCTTGCTCTCCGCCTCGCGGACCACGGCGCGGTGTTACGGGGGATCGAGGCGTCTCCCTCGAGCACTCGAGTCGTCATCGATGTCCCCGGATCCGTCGACGCACGGGAGAGCGCCGACATCGTCTCGACGGCGTTCTCGGACGCCGAACTGCGCTCGAAACGGACCGTCGAACGAACGTCGCCGCGCGATTTCCGGTCAGCACTGCGGGATCGGCTCACGGATCGCCAACTCGAGGTCGTCCAGATCGCGTACTACGGCGGCTACTTCGAATCGCCGCGGGAGAACTCGGGCGAAGACGTCGCCGACGCGCTCGACATTTCGCCGGCTGCGTTCTACCGTCACATTCGGGCCGTTCAGCGGAAGCTCTTCGAAGTGGTGTTCGAGGAACTCGGACTTCCGGCAACCCAATCGCAGGGGGTTGAATAG
- a CDS encoding CitMHS family transporter: MAITGLPLGIIGYSSVFLILFLIIQRRLYVIPALIIVPVLAGLVAGFSPDEIGTFAAEGLGGIVSITAMFAFAVWYFSIMRDNGLFDPFVARIVSSVVNRPALLTGGTVVLAMVSHLDGAGATTMLITIPAMLPLYDALDVDRKILAALVAITAGTMNMVPWGGQVVRGVAAIEPAEISNVFDPMIPAQAAGVLSIFVISAYFGRKIRNDIDSVTAFEGVDEESIIDEAVDERTIETDWRWWFNLLLTVAVLAVLIRGVTSPELSFMVGLVIALVVNVPDYEKQKDVLESYAPDVMTYVGILFAAGVLIGVLEESDMITEMANILIVLIPDALGANLPLVVAIVSLPARLLFSPDAFYFGVLPVLAETSVSYGHDPVAVVRASLVGQTVGFPISPFTGATYLLIGLADIELGEHIKFTLPYMVVVSATILVAGVVVGAIPI; encoded by the coding sequence ATGGCAATAACTGGCTTGCCGCTTGGTATTATCGGCTACAGTTCGGTGTTTCTCATACTATTTTTGATTATACAACGGCGGTTATACGTCATCCCTGCTCTGATCATCGTCCCGGTGCTAGCCGGGTTGGTCGCGGGGTTCTCGCCGGACGAGATCGGGACGTTCGCGGCGGAAGGGTTAGGCGGAATCGTCAGCATCACCGCGATGTTCGCGTTCGCGGTCTGGTACTTCAGCATCATGCGGGACAACGGGCTCTTCGACCCGTTCGTCGCCCGCATCGTCAGCAGCGTTGTCAATCGGCCAGCCCTGTTGACGGGTGGAACTGTGGTCCTCGCGATGGTCTCGCATCTCGACGGGGCCGGCGCGACGACGATGCTGATCACGATTCCGGCAATGTTGCCGCTGTACGACGCCCTCGATGTCGATCGGAAGATCCTCGCGGCGCTCGTCGCGATCACCGCCGGGACGATGAACATGGTCCCGTGGGGCGGGCAGGTCGTCCGCGGCGTCGCGGCGATCGAGCCCGCGGAGATCTCGAACGTGTTCGATCCGATGATCCCCGCCCAAGCCGCTGGCGTCCTCTCGATCTTCGTGATCAGCGCCTACTTCGGGCGAAAGATCCGCAACGATATCGACTCCGTCACCGCCTTCGAAGGAGTCGACGAGGAGTCGATAATCGACGAAGCCGTCGACGAGCGGACGATCGAGACGGACTGGCGGTGGTGGTTCAATCTCCTGCTGACGGTCGCCGTCCTCGCCGTGCTCATCCGGGGTGTCACGTCGCCCGAACTGTCGTTCATGGTCGGACTGGTCATCGCCCTCGTCGTCAACGTCCCCGACTACGAGAAGCAGAAGGACGTCCTCGAGTCCTATGCGCCCGACGTGATGACCTACGTCGGCATCCTGTTTGCCGCGGGCGTCCTCATCGGCGTCCTCGAGGAGAGCGACATGATCACCGAGATGGCGAACATCCTGATCGTGCTCATCCCCGACGCGCTGGGCGCGAACCTGCCGCTGGTCGTCGCGATCGTCTCCTTGCCTGCGCGACTCCTGTTCAGCCCCGACGCTTTCTACTTCGGCGTCCTCCCCGTGCTCGCGGAGACGAGCGTTTCCTACGGCCACGATCCCGTGGCCGTCGTCCGCGCGTCGCTGGTCGGCCAGACCGTCGGTTTCCCGATTTCACCGTTTACCGGCGCGACCTACCTCCTCATCGGGCTAGCGGACATCGAACTCGGCGAACACATCAAGTTCACGCTCCCCTACATGGTGGTCGTCTCGGCGACGATCCTCGTCGCCGGCGTGGTGGTCGGTGCGATTCCGATCTAA
- a CDS encoding alanine--glyoxylate aminotransferase family protein: MSDDRLRMTPGPTEVPAAVRERMSEPTPNPDVEPEFFEFYRGLTDKLEAIYGDDDIAILGGEGILGLEAAIASLVEPGDRVLCIANGLYGEGFADFVDMAGGEAVVCDAPWRDPLDLERIESRLADESFDVATLVHCETPTGTLNDIEPILDALEEHGVISVVDAVSSLGGTPVPTDRIDVCLGASQKCFSAPPGLTVCSISDRAWEQIESFETESLYTDLEPWRDAAADEWFPYTHLSSNLYGLDAATDLLLEEGLESVFERHEDAAARCRERAADLGLSLYPDEATPSPTVTALEIDGSATALQRTLAEDHDIVLATGLGDLEDDILRIGHMGHNARVDRVDRTIDALAAVLE; this comes from the coding sequence ATGAGCGACGATCGACTGCGCATGACCCCCGGGCCGACCGAGGTGCCCGCAGCCGTCCGCGAACGGATGAGCGAACCGACGCCGAACCCCGACGTCGAACCCGAGTTCTTCGAGTTCTACCGCGGGCTGACGGACAAACTCGAGGCGATCTACGGCGACGACGACATCGCGATCCTCGGCGGCGAGGGCATCCTCGGTCTCGAGGCCGCGATCGCGTCGCTGGTCGAACCGGGCGATCGGGTGCTGTGCATCGCGAACGGGCTCTACGGCGAGGGGTTCGCAGACTTCGTCGACATGGCCGGCGGCGAGGCGGTAGTCTGTGACGCGCCGTGGCGGGACCCGCTCGATCTTGAGCGGATCGAGTCCCGGCTCGCGGACGAGTCGTTCGACGTGGCGACGCTGGTCCACTGCGAGACCCCGACGGGCACCCTGAACGATATCGAGCCGATTCTCGACGCGCTCGAGGAACACGGCGTCATCAGCGTCGTCGACGCCGTCTCCTCGCTCGGCGGGACGCCGGTGCCGACCGACCGGATCGACGTCTGTCTCGGCGCCTCCCAGAAGTGTTTCAGTGCGCCGCCGGGGCTGACGGTCTGTTCGATCAGCGACCGCGCGTGGGAGCAAATCGAGTCCTTCGAGACCGAGAGTCTGTACACCGACCTCGAGCCGTGGCGCGACGCCGCCGCCGACGAGTGGTTCCCCTACACGCACCTCTCATCGAATCTGTACGGACTCGACGCGGCAACCGACCTACTGCTCGAGGAGGGCCTCGAGTCGGTCTTCGAGCGCCACGAGGACGCCGCCGCGCGCTGTCGCGAGCGGGCTGCGGATCTCGGACTGTCGCTGTACCCCGACGAAGCGACGCCGTCGCCGACCGTGACCGCACTCGAGATCGACGGGAGCGCGACGGCCCTGCAGCGAACGCTCGCCGAGGACCACGACATCGTCCTCGCGACCGGACTCGGCGACCTCGAGGACGATATCCTCCGCATCGGCCACATGGGACACAACGCCCGCGTCGACCGGGTCGATCGGACGATAGACGCGTTAGCTGCTGTTCTCGAGTAG